One part of the Humulus lupulus chromosome 9, drHumLupu1.1, whole genome shotgun sequence genome encodes these proteins:
- the LOC133801600 gene encoding organ-specific protein P4-like: MRISRAIILALLSLFLIVSYTESRSEPGAGEYWRKVMKDEPMPEAIHGLMASSSSSQAVGPQDQKTKCNENNHKDVFTDNFEPTPNLSAYPDQDTTTAENKAYTEDFKPKKNEISIYSD; the protein is encoded by the exons ATGAGAATATCTAGGGCTATTATTCTGGCTCTCCTTTCACTTTTCTTG ATTGTTAGTTACACTGAATCAAGATCAGAACCAGGTGCGGGCGAATACTGGAGAAAGGTTATGAAAGATGAGCCAATGCCAGAAGCAATTCATGGGCTTAtggcatcatcatcatcaagcCAAGCTGTAGGCCCCCAAGATCAGAAAACCAAGTGTAATGAAAACAATCATAAAGATGTCTTCACTGACAACTTTGAACCAACGCCAAATCTCTCAGCTTACCCAGATCAAGATACTACTACTGCAGAAAATAAGGCATACACAGAAGATTTCAAGCCAAAGAAAAATGAAATTTCTATTTACAGTGACTGA